From a single Anaerolineales bacterium genomic region:
- a CDS encoding metalloregulator ArsR/SmtB family transcription factor, producing MEILTETQTVSPAVSWDFGTAYELFISLHVLHEPDYFGIRPSYAAGVRSRIPAAERKLLEEVYPITGVPLKWIASLPDPKDAITALWALKQIAPAERMLTLQRVYEKFEYDNPEDEEKHARFNEIMIRVASEGKWTSEDSDYFYKSFHKKHGGLKRDAIERCLDWWSRPEELGEGFLSAIQAYYQAFFEEEEKRVEPVLKAGLEKAQDLASRLSVDELFSELSQGVKLDDDFRTTNLIIAPAFWTTPLVFFEKLDKNNMLLLFGARPADMSVIPGETVPDGLVRSLKALADPTRLKILYYLSHESLTPSEIARKLQLRPPTVTHHLSELRLASLVELSFKNDEKRYAIRKQALDAVCANIKTFLEKEPE from the coding sequence ATGGAAATCCTGACCGAAACTCAAACCGTATCCCCCGCCGTATCCTGGGATTTTGGCACAGCCTACGAACTGTTCATCAGTCTGCACGTTTTGCACGAACCCGATTATTTCGGAATCCGCCCATCCTACGCCGCCGGCGTCCGTTCAAGGATACCGGCGGCTGAACGCAAACTGCTGGAGGAGGTCTACCCGATCACGGGCGTGCCGCTCAAATGGATCGCTTCCCTCCCCGACCCGAAAGATGCCATCACCGCCCTGTGGGCATTGAAGCAGATCGCACCCGCCGAACGGATGCTCACGCTTCAAAGGGTGTACGAAAAATTCGAATACGACAACCCTGAAGACGAAGAAAAACACGCGCGTTTTAACGAGATCATGATCCGCGTCGCTTCGGAAGGAAAATGGACATCCGAAGACAGCGACTATTTCTACAAATCCTTTCATAAAAAACATGGCGGACTAAAGCGGGACGCCATCGAACGCTGCCTTGACTGGTGGAGCCGACCCGAAGAACTTGGCGAAGGATTCCTTTCCGCCATCCAGGCATACTATCAGGCGTTTTTCGAGGAAGAGGAGAAGCGCGTCGAACCCGTCCTCAAAGCTGGTCTGGAAAAAGCCCAGGACCTTGCCTCCCGATTAAGTGTCGACGAACTTTTCAGTGAACTTTCGCAGGGCGTCAAACTGGACGATGATTTCCGGACAACCAATCTCATCATCGCCCCCGCCTTCTGGACCACCCCGCTGGTCTTCTTCGAAAAGCTCGACAAGAACAACATGCTCCTGCTCTTTGGCGCGCGCCCTGCGGATATGTCCGTCATCCCCGGCGAAACCGTACCGGACGGGCTTGTGCGGTCGCTGAAAGCCCTCGCCGACCCCACCCGCCTGAAGATCCTCTACTACCTTTCTCACGAAAGCCTGACGCCGTCCGAGATCGCCCGCAAACTACAACTCCGCCCGCCAACCGTGACGCACCACTTAAGCGAACTGCGCCTCGCCAGCCTGGTGGAATTGTCCTTCAAGAACGATGAAAAACGCTATGCCATCCGCAAACAGGCGCTCGATGCGGTCTGCGCAAATATAAAAACCTTTTTGGAAAAAGAACCCGAATAA
- a CDS encoding NAD(P)/FAD-dependent oxidoreductase: MDKDILILGGGPSGLSTALHLAKIAPHLTPRILILEKEYYPRLKLCAGGLVIDAEVILERLGLDAREVPHVDASNVRFDFEGRGLAVRVPRRHAIRVIRRDEFDHWLAQKAMERGIEIKQGVSVKNVIPDENGVTVQTNQGEFRAAIVIGADGSNGVTRHCIFPNEPVYTARVLEVITPNYSVIANTSEAISNINDQITSRENTARNDAAYFDFFAVPENIAGYVWDFPTQINGQPMRCWGIYDTNLLADQKRPALKEPLAAEMKRLGFDLNDYEIKGHPIRWYSPWNKASVPRVLLVGDAVGADPIFGEGISMALGYGAVAAQEISESFQRGEFSFRRYKRRLVRSGLGQTLFARWVITQVIYSFKWKWFQILLWRIMKPIVLLAAWIFVLNWSRRLPKLTTSHA; this comes from the coding sequence ATGGACAAGGACATTCTCATCCTCGGAGGCGGACCAAGCGGACTCTCCACCGCGCTGCATCTGGCGAAGATCGCTCCGCATCTGACTCCCCGCATCCTGATCCTCGAAAAGGAATATTATCCACGCCTGAAACTTTGCGCCGGAGGGCTGGTCATCGATGCTGAAGTCATCCTCGAGCGCCTTGGGCTGGATGCGCGCGAAGTCCCGCACGTGGATGCATCGAATGTCCGCTTCGACTTTGAGGGCAGAGGGCTTGCTGTCCGCGTGCCGAGGCGCCACGCCATCCGCGTCATCCGCCGCGACGAGTTCGATCACTGGCTGGCACAAAAGGCAATGGAAAGAGGAATAGAGATCAAGCAGGGAGTATCCGTCAAGAATGTCATCCCCGACGAAAACGGCGTAACCGTCCAAACAAACCAAGGCGAATTTCGTGCCGCCATCGTCATCGGCGCGGACGGCTCGAACGGCGTCACCCGCCACTGTATCTTCCCAAATGAGCCGGTTTACACCGCGCGTGTATTGGAAGTCATAACTCCAAATTATTCTGTCATTGCGAATACGAGCGAAGCAATCTCCAACATCAATGACCAGATTACTTCGAGAGAAAATACCGCTCGCAATGACGCGGCTTACTTCGATTTCTTTGCAGTTCCCGAAAACATCGCAGGGTATGTTTGGGATTTCCCTACACAAATCAATGGTCAACCCATGCGCTGTTGGGGCATCTACGACACCAACCTGCTCGCAGACCAAAAACGCCCCGCGCTCAAAGAACCGCTCGCTGCAGAGATGAAACGTCTCGGCTTCGACCTGAACGACTACGAGATCAAAGGTCACCCCATCCGCTGGTACAGCCCGTGGAACAAGGCATCCGTTCCGCGCGTATTGCTGGTCGGCGATGCCGTCGGCGCAGACCCGATCTTCGGCGAAGGCATCAGCATGGCGTTGGGATACGGCGCGGTCGCCGCGCAGGAGATCAGCGAGTCGTTTCAGCGTGGCGAATTTTCATTCAGGAGATACAAGCGTCGGCTGGTTCGAAGCGGGCTGGGTCAAACCCTGTTCGCGCGCTGGGTCATCACGCAAGTCATCTATTCCTTCAAATGGAAATGGTTCCAGATCCTGCTCTGGAGGATCATGAAACCGATCGTCCTGCTTGCGGCTTGGATATTTGTTTTGAACTGGAGCAGACGGCTGCCGAAACTTACGACTTCACACGCTTGA
- a CDS encoding MFS transporter, which yields MEEKTSRNFKPFRILSDYGSHIRAFKPNARLYLLNVIITGAVMGVFRLLFNFYVLSLGFDEALLGNLITTSSFVALIVALPMGYLADMLGRKSSLVLSGVLLAVSILAMAIWQTETMFYSMNVLSGIAQSLAGVTMSPFLMENSDERERTYLFSFGQGLQMTMASAGSWIGGYLPTWIGQAQGASATSSIAYGNSIFIMGIGAGLAVIPLIFLKAPKLERSQRAVFAPFQYAAQQPVLLTKLILPMLLTSIGAGLIMPFMNVFFRVVHKQPDPVIGTLFAWGSLAMAIGLLLAPPLAERTGKIQLVVISQALSIPFLILLGFSPIFWVGAATYYVRLALMNMSSPVYQTFIMEHVDPSARATVASLTSMAWNFGWAFSPTISGWLQVKYGFGPPFIGTIILYTISVVMYWAFFWRGKTTPVPAPAAAD from the coding sequence ATGGAAGAAAAAACTTCAAGAAACTTCAAACCGTTTCGCATCCTAAGCGACTACGGCTCCCACATCCGCGCCTTCAAACCGAATGCGCGGCTTTATCTCCTCAACGTCATCATCACCGGCGCGGTGATGGGCGTGTTCCGCCTGCTGTTCAATTTCTACGTCCTCAGCCTCGGTTTCGACGAGGCGCTGCTCGGCAACCTCATCACCACGAGCAGTTTCGTTGCGTTGATCGTCGCCCTGCCCATGGGCTACCTCGCAGACATGCTCGGGCGGAAATCATCGCTCGTCCTTTCGGGTGTGCTGCTGGCAGTTTCCATCCTCGCCATGGCAATCTGGCAGACCGAAACGATGTTCTATTCCATGAACGTCCTTTCGGGCATCGCCCAAAGCTTGGCAGGCGTGACCATGTCGCCCTTCCTGATGGAAAACAGCGACGAACGGGAGCGCACCTACCTCTTCAGCTTCGGTCAGGGACTTCAAATGACCATGGCATCCGCCGGCAGTTGGATCGGCGGCTACCTCCCCACCTGGATCGGACAGGCGCAAGGCGCATCCGCAACCAGCAGCATTGCCTATGGAAATTCCATCTTCATCATGGGCATCGGCGCAGGGCTCGCCGTCATCCCGCTGATCTTCCTCAAAGCCCCCAAACTGGAGCGTAGTCAGCGCGCCGTGTTTGCGCCCTTCCAATACGCCGCACAACAACCGGTCCTGTTGACCAAACTGATCCTGCCCATGCTGCTGACCTCCATCGGCGCAGGGCTGATCATGCCCTTCATGAACGTCTTCTTCCGCGTGGTGCACAAACAGCCCGACCCCGTCATCGGCACGCTCTTCGCCTGGGGTTCGCTTGCCATGGCTATCGGACTCCTGCTCGCCCCGCCGCTCGCCGAACGGACAGGCAAGATCCAGCTTGTCGTCATCTCACAGGCGCTTTCGATCCCCTTCCTCATTCTGCTGGGCTTCTCCCCCATCTTCTGGGTCGGCGCCGCAACCTACTACGTCCGCCTCGCGCTGATGAACATGAGCAGCCCCGTCTATCAAACCTTCATCATGGAGCACGTGGATCCCTCCGCCCGCGCCACCGTCGCCAGCCTGACCAGCATGGCATGGAATTTCGGCTGGGCGTTCAGCCCCACCATCAGCGGCTGGCTGCAGGTCAAATACGGCTTCGGTCCTCCATTCATCGGCACGATCATTCTCTATACAATTTCCGTGGTCATGTATTGGGCATTCTTCTGGCGCGGAAAAACCACACCAGTCCCGGCGCCCGCCGCGGCGGATTGA
- the recO gene encoding DNA repair protein RecO: protein MTDFRSFRASAVVLRHADWGEADRLLTLYTREQGMVRAIAKGARKVTSRKAGHLQPFTQITIQLAKGRDLLIVTQVETVNAFLPLHDDLLKTSHAAYVVELLLRFSYEDEGANPSIFRLLVETLGRIEAEEDAWLAVRYYEMRLLDAVGFRPQLFECANCSREIRAEDQFFSFTAGGVICPRCGEGLRNLSKISLEALKYLRHFQRSSYRDASRAHPGMEVKKEAETLMQGYFTYLLERELNTPGFIKRVKS, encoded by the coding sequence ATGACTGACTTCCGTTCCTTCCGCGCTTCCGCTGTCGTCCTCCGCCACGCGGATTGGGGCGAAGCTGATCGCCTGCTCACGCTCTATACACGCGAACAGGGCATGGTGCGCGCGATCGCGAAGGGCGCGCGCAAAGTTACTTCGCGCAAGGCGGGACATTTGCAACCGTTCACCCAGATCACCATTCAACTCGCCAAAGGACGCGACCTGTTGATCGTCACGCAGGTGGAGACGGTCAATGCTTTTCTTCCGCTGCACGATGACCTACTGAAGACAAGTCATGCCGCGTACGTGGTCGAACTGCTTTTGCGTTTTTCCTACGAAGATGAAGGCGCGAATCCTTCGATTTTCCGCTTGCTCGTGGAAACGCTTGGTCGCATCGAAGCCGAAGAGGATGCCTGGCTGGCAGTCCGTTATTATGAAATGCGTTTGTTGGATGCGGTCGGGTTTCGTCCACAGTTGTTCGAGTGCGCCAATTGCAGCCGCGAGATCCGCGCCGAAGACCAGTTCTTTTCGTTCACAGCGGGCGGCGTCATCTGTCCGCGCTGCGGCGAAGGCTTGCGAAACCTGTCCAAAATCTCGCTGGAGGCGCTCAAGTATCTTCGCCACTTCCAACGCTCGAGTTACAGGGATGCCTCGCGCGCACATCCCGGCATGGAGGTCAAGAAAGAGGCGGAGACGCTCATGCAGGGCTACTTCACCTATCTGCTCGAACGCGAGTTGAACACGCCCGGCTTCATCAAGCGTGTGAAGTCGTAA